The following is a genomic window from Bacteroidia bacterium.
GCTGGTAACAGGACCGCTGCACTATCTGTACGCCCGTCATCTCATTGATCCAGCGCGCCGATTACGGCAGAAGGACGCAGTGCACGGAATTCCGTATGTAGTGTACCTTCTTGCGATGCTGCCTCTTTTTCTGCTGCCGGCCGAATCCATTATTCCCGCGTTATTCCGGAATTCCTGGTACGGTTTTCCGCGGCATTTCATGGTGCTCAACTGGGTGCTTGTGGTACAGGCGCTCAGTTATTTAGGGGCAACGTTGCTGTTGTTGTTTCGGTATGAGCGCGAGGTGTGCGATTTATTTTCCTGCATTGAACGCGTGCGCCTGACCTGGCTGCGGAACATCACCCTCGTCGTTATCTCCGGCTGGGTAGCGTTCCTCGTGGAAAATATCCTGCTGGTAAGCGGACTCCATTCACCGCAATTGTTTGGCATGTCGGGTATTCTGGGTGTGGTATGTGTCTATGCGATGGGCTATCTCGGGCTGACGGCTTCGGGGGTGTTCAGCGATCCCGAGGTGGACGCTTCCATTCGTGAGATCGCCGCCAAACATGAGCGGCACGTTCCCGAAAGCACACCGCAACGGACGGCGCGGTATGAAAAATCCGGTCTGAGCGCAGAGCGTGCCGAAGACATCATGCATCAATTACTGGACGTGATGGAAAACGAGCGCCCGCATCACGACAGCGACCTGACCCTGCCCAGATTGGCAAAGCGTCTGGATATTTCGCCGCATAATCTTTCCGAAGTCCTGAACACCCGCACCGGGATGAACTTTTTCGATTTTATCAATTCCTATCGCGTGGATCAGGTAAAGCGCGATCTGGCCGATCCCGCAAAGCAACAGTACAAGGTTCTGGCCCTGGCCTTCGATGCGGGCTTCAGTTCAAAAACCACCTTCAACACGATTTTCAAGAAATTTACCGGTATGACGCCTTCCGAGTGGCGGGAACACGCGGAGCGGGTGGAGCAAAGAGCGTAGAGCAAGGAGAGCCGAGAGCAAAGAGCTTAGAGCAGAGAGTTCTCATCTCGAATATCCCTGGCCATTGACAGCTACCCGTTCTTCGCATACCCGGGGAAGTAGCACCAGAAATAAAAAGAGGGATGAGTCTTTATACTCGCCCCTCTTTTGTTTAGAGCTCGATTCTTAGAGAGACAGGCGCTTCCGCTCTCTGCTCTCTGCTCTCAGCTCTACGCTCCTGCCGCCGCAATGAGATTCAGCGCGCTGCCGGCTTTCCACCACTCGATCTGTTGTGCGTTCATGGTGTGGTTGAGCATAACGGTGTCGGTGCCACCGTCGGCGTGATGCAGAAGCATAGTGAGCTGTGTGCCGGGAGCGAGTTCGTCGACCTTCAGCGTGATACGATCATCTTCCTGAATTTTGAGATAATCCGCCGGATCGTCAAAGGTGAGCGGAAGCATGCCTTGCTTCTTGAGATTGGTTTCGTGAATGCGCGCGAAGGATTTTACGATAATGGCCTTTCCTCCGAGATGACGCGGCTCCATAGCTGCATGTTCGCGGGAGGAACCCTCGCCGTAGTTTTCGTCGCCGATCACCACCCAGCCCTTGCCGGCGGCTTTGTACTCGCGCGCCACCGCCGGTACCTCGGCATACTCTCCGGTGCGCTGGCTCTTCACTTTGTTCGCGACACCGTTGTATTCGTTGATGGCTCCGATGAACATGTTATTGGAAATGTTGTCCAGATGACCACGGAATCGCAGCCAGGGACCCGCCATGGAAATGTGATCTGTTGTACACTTCCCGCGTACCTTGAGGAGTAAATGTAACTGCTCGTAATCTCCCGCCTGTGGCGGGGCGAACGGCGTAAGCGCCTGCAGACGGTTGCTCGCGGGATCGATGATGACGTCAACGCCGGAACCGTCTTCGGCGGGCGCGACGAATCCTTCGGTATCCGGAAGAAATCCGTTGGCGGGGAGTTGTTCGCCCTGCGGCGGATATAATCGTACCTCCTCTCCGCGATCATTGCGCAGCGTATCTTTCGTGAAATCAAACGTCAGCGTACCAGCCAGTGCCAAAGCTGCCACGGTTTCCGGGCTGGCGACGAATGCGTGTGTGTCGGGATTCCCGTCGTTGCGTCCGGTGAAATTGCGGTTGAAGGAGGTGATGATGCTGTTCTTGTCGCCCTTTTGCACGTCATGACGTTTCCACTGGCCGATGCACGGCCCACAAGCATTTGCGAGCACCGTACCGCCTATGCCTTCCAGCAACGCGAGCTGTCCGTCGCGTTCGATGGTGGCGCGCACCTGCTCGGATCCGGGGGTGATGGTGAACTCCGAACGGGCCTTGAGGCCGTTGGCTTTCGCCTGACGGGCGATGGAGGCCACGCGATCAATATCTTCATAGCTGGAGTTGGTACATGAGCCAATCAGTGCGACGCGGAGTTCCTCTGGCCAGCCGTTTTCGCGGACGGCATTGGCGAACTCCGAAATCGGAAAAGCGCGGTCGGGTGTGAAGGGTCCGTTGATATGCGGTTCGAGCGTATCCAGATCGATGTGAATGACCTGATCGTAATACTTTTCGGGATCGGCTTCGACTTCCGGATCGGCCTGTAAATGCGCCGCGACAGCATCCGCCGCGTTTGCGACATCCTCGCGATCGGTGGAGCGAAGATAGGCCGCCATCTGGTTGTCGTACGGAAAGAGCGAGGTCGTAGCGCCGATCTCTGCGCCCATATTACAAATTGTACCTTTACCCGTTGCAGACAAGCTCCGCGCACCATCGCCGAAGTATTCCACAATGGCGCCGGTCCCGCCTTTCACGGTAAGTATGCCAGCCAGCTTGAGAATGATGTCCTTGGGCGAGGTCCAACCATTGAGGCTTCCCGTCAGTCTGACGCCGATAAGTTTCGGGAATTTGAGCTCCCAGGGCATGCCGGCCATCACGTCCACGGCATCCGCGCCGCCGACGCCAATGGCGATCATACCGAGACCGCCGGCATTGGGAGTGTGGGAATCCGTGCCGATCATCATGCCGCCGGGGAAAGCATAATTTTCCAGCACAACCTGATGAATAATACCCGCACCTGGTTTCCAGAAGCCGATGCCGTATTTCTTCGAGACGGATGCGAGGAAGTCGAATACTTCTTTATTCGTGTCCAACGAGGATGCGAGATCCTGCGTTGCGCCATGCTCGGCGAGAATGAGATGGTCGCAATGTACGGTGGACGGCACAGCCACCTTAGGGATACCCGCGCTCATGAATTGCAGTAAGGCCATTTGCGCAGTGGCGTCCTGCATGGCTACACGGTCGGGACCGAAGTTGACGTAATCCTTTCCGCGTGTATATGGGGTTCCGGTCGCTTCCCACTGATGCGAATAGAGAATTTTTTCGGCAAATGTCAGGGGACGGCCGAGCAGCGCACGGGCAGCGGCCGTCTTTTCCGGCAGGTTCGCGTACACCCGCTGGATCATGTCCAAGTTCATCGTCATAGTGTCCTCACTGGGATAAAATTCAGGGTCAATCTCTTAATATAGAAATTTGATGCGCGAGGGGCAAAAAGTGCTGGTATCCGTGGAGCGGGTACTCAGCGTTCGGTTTGCTACATCAGTTGCTGATGAGCAGCACCCCGAATGACCCTACCAGTACGTGGGATCGCCATACCGCCAACATCATGTGACCGGATGGGTGCTACCGATGTACTCATCGGCTCGCACCTCCCTCTTTGCTCTCATCGGCCCGATGAGGTCTCCGTATGTCTGGATGACCACGGTCCATCTGAGGGAATCAGTATCACCAATTGAAAGGTACTTTATTGTACACTTTCGACATGCTTCAATACCATGCTCAGATCGGGCCTGGATTGATACGTTAGCGCTCCAGCAATAAAGCGTTCTGCCAGATGTGCAAACCATGACGTACTCGGCAAAAATACAGACCAGCCGACAGCGATCCGGAACGAAATTCCAGGCTGTGTCGCCCTGCCTCGAAAGGTCTCTCCGCAAGCAGTGCCACCTCACGACCCAGCATATCATGAACACTGATACGTAACGCTGCGTTGCTCGCCGCGGTAAACGAGATCGTGGTAGCATTGGAAAACGGATTGGGGTAGTTCTCCAGCAATAGAAGTTCCGACGACAGACGGTTCATTGGCTGTCGTACTACCAGTACCAGTTCTGCGATTGGACGGGTCCAGATACCACCAACCCCACCTGCGACAACATGGGTCGTAGTGAGCGTAAGAGCGCGGATGTCGCTGTTCTCCATACCTTCACTTGCCATTGCCCACGTCCCCCCGGCATCTGTGGAGAGAAACACTCCTCCAGCGGTTCCGGCCAATACCGTGCTTCCATATAATGCGAGTGAATGAACGTTGGTGCTACTCAAACCGTTGTTCGCTGCGGCCCACGTCGTACCCTGGTCCTGTGATACGTAAATCCCCTCGTTCGTCCCCGCGATTACCTGCGATGAAGACGCCACGAGCGAACGCACCTGTGCATAGATCATGCCGCCGTGTGCGGCCGTCCAACTCCCTCCGCCGTCGGTTGAGCGGAATACACCATCGCCGCCCGTCCCTGCGTAGAGCATACCATTCGATTCCACGAAGGAGTAGATCCGACTGCTCTGCAAGCCGGTGTTTGCAGGCATCCAATCCAGCCCAT
Proteins encoded in this region:
- a CDS encoding helix-turn-helix domain-containing protein produces the protein MEFLDILLLIGSAQGFFLAVFLLHRHRRLYATRFLAALLFLYSVVLLHLFIGDRDWYHAAPRIMLVLSGLPLVTGPLHYLYARHLIDPARRLRQKDAVHGIPYVVYLLAMLPLFLLPAESIIPALFRNSWYGFPRHFMVLNWVLVVQALSYLGATLLLLFRYEREVCDLFSCIERVRLTWLRNITLVVISGWVAFLVENILLVSGLHSPQLFGMSGILGVVCVYAMGYLGLTASGVFSDPEVDASIREIAAKHERHVPESTPQRTARYEKSGLSAERAEDIMHQLLDVMENERPHHDSDLTLPRLAKRLDISPHNLSEVLNTRTGMNFFDFINSYRVDQVKRDLADPAKQQYKVLALAFDAGFSSKTTFNTIFKKFTGMTPSEWREHAERVEQRA
- a CDS encoding aconitate hydratase, with product MTMNLDMIQRVYANLPEKTAAARALLGRPLTFAEKILYSHQWEATGTPYTRGKDYVNFGPDRVAMQDATAQMALLQFMSAGIPKVAVPSTVHCDHLILAEHGATQDLASSLDTNKEVFDFLASVSKKYGIGFWKPGAGIIHQVVLENYAFPGGMMIGTDSHTPNAGGLGMIAIGVGGADAVDVMAGMPWELKFPKLIGVRLTGSLNGWTSPKDIILKLAGILTVKGGTGAIVEYFGDGARSLSATGKGTICNMGAEIGATTSLFPYDNQMAAYLRSTDREDVANAADAVAAHLQADPEVEADPEKYYDQVIHIDLDTLEPHINGPFTPDRAFPISEFANAVRENGWPEELRVALIGSCTNSSYEDIDRVASIARQAKANGLKARSEFTITPGSEQVRATIERDGQLALLEGIGGTVLANACGPCIGQWKRHDVQKGDKNSIITSFNRNFTGRNDGNPDTHAFVASPETVAALALAGTLTFDFTKDTLRNDRGEEVRLYPPQGEQLPANGFLPDTEGFVAPAEDGSGVDVIIDPASNRLQALTPFAPPQAGDYEQLHLLLKVRGKCTTDHISMAGPWLRFRGHLDNISNNMFIGAINEYNGVANKVKSQRTGEYAEVPAVAREYKAAGKGWVVIGDENYGEGSSREHAAMEPRHLGGKAIIVKSFARIHETNLKKQGMLPLTFDDPADYLKIQEDDRITLKVDELAPGTQLTMLLHHADGGTDTVMLNHTMNAQQIEWWKAGSALNLIAAAGA